A portion of the Aquila chrysaetos chrysaetos chromosome 4, bAquChr1.4, whole genome shotgun sequence genome contains these proteins:
- the PPP1R42 gene encoding protein phosphatase 1 regulatory subunit 42 isoform X2: MVQLTMDLIAKSVSHKNRNEEDFGQYLRKITHLNLSDKNIDAIGDLSLCKNLRVLYLYDNQISQIQNLDFASNITHLYLQNNCISCIENLSSLKNLEKLYLGGNCITVVEGLDKIEQIRELHIENQHLPLGEKLLFDPRSLRSLAKSLSVLNISNNNIDELEELAVLENLSYLRAADNQLQHMKDLEVVLNKWTKLRRMDLTGNPICHKPKYRDRIVVQTRTLESLDGKEIKDMERQFLMNWKASKAARKKNKERMTNEHAAYLHFSDFETPYPIVPFHYSHSVKEKTNFLVLSEMHTVKSKPLPRILEKNKSDENSG, translated from the exons ATGGTTCAACTAACAATGGACCTAATTGCTAAAAGTGTCAGTCACAAGAATCGCAATGAAGAGGACTTTGGACAGTATCTGCGAAAAATAACTCATCTGAATTTATCAGATAAAAATATAGATGCAAta ggtGACCTCTCTTTGTGTAAAAATCTTAGAGTGCTATATTTATATGATAACCAAATCAGTCAAATCCAGAACTTGGACTTTGCTTCAAATATAACGCACCTTTACCTTCAGAACAATTGTATTTCATGTATAGAAAATCTCTCATCGCTGAAAAACCTTGAAAAACT GTATCTGGGGGGCAACTGCATCACTGTAGTAGAGGGTTTGGATAAAATAGAACAAATAAGGGAGCTACATATTGAAAATCAACATCTCCCTCTTGGTGAAAAGCTTCTCTTTGATCCAAGATCTCTTAGGTCCCTGGCA aaaTCTTTGTCTGTGTTGAATATCAGCAATAACAACATTGATGAATTAGAAGAACTGGCAGTTTTGGAAAATCTTTCATATCTTAGAGCAGCTGACAATCAACTTCAACATATGaag GATTTGGAAGTTGTATTAAACAAATGGACAAAGCTACGCAGAATGGATCTTACAGGAAACCCCATCTGCCACAAACCAAAGTACAGGGACAGGATTGTAGTACAGACACGAACTTtag AATCCCTTgatgggaaagaaattaaagacatGGAAAGACAGTTCCTAATGAATTGGAAAGCCTCCAAagctgccaggaaaaaaaacaaagaaagaatgacAAATGAACATGCAGCCTATCTACATTTTT ctgactTTGAAACACCTTATCCTATTGTTCCCTTTCACTACAGCCactctgtgaaagaaaaaacaaattttttagttttgtctgaGATGCACACAGTTAAAAGTAAACCTCTGCCAAgaatcctggaaaaaaataagtcagaTGAAAACTCAG
- the PPP1R42 gene encoding protein phosphatase 1 regulatory subunit 42 isoform X1 encodes MARANPARLCSTHARPRAARGCAGAAPAFPAPPALCPRGRLGGKGARRSRRRERSASWAVGVWLPWQPGAAGGARASSLPAVPLPPPGGERESGVGVGVGRGVLPFWDGRWERILPPTCPSWLAGRDIKAAFPRVVLGGGWSLSSSKLSAVGDGDDGVKSHGPRSWGIEGDLPHTKPPRWQPGFSSAVTAWFGNRSKEGLRMGDLSLCKNLRVLYLYDNQISQIQNLDFASNITHLYLQNNCISCIENLSSLKNLEKLYLGGNCITVVEGLDKIEQIRELHIENQHLPLGEKLLFDPRSLRSLAKSLSVLNISNNNIDELEELAVLENLSYLRAADNQLQHMKDLEVVLNKWTKLRRMDLTGNPICHKPKYRDRIVVQTRTLESLDGKEIKDMERQFLMNWKASKAARKKNKERMTNEHAAYLHFSDFETPYPIVPFHYSHSVKEKTNFLVLSEMHTVKSKPLPRILEKNKSDENSG; translated from the exons ATGGCACGGGCGAACCCCGCCCGCCTGTGCTCGACCCACGCCAGGCCGCGCGCGGCCCGCGGCTGCGCAGGCGCAGCCCCTGccttccccgccccgcccgcgctCTGTCCTCGAGGCCGATTGGGCGGGAAGGGCGCGCGCCgcagccggcggcgggagcgctCTGCCTCCTGGGCTGTTGGCGTGTGGTTGCCGTGGCAAccaggggcggcggggggcgctcgcgcctcctccctgcccgccgtcccgctgccgccgccgggagGTGAGAGGGAGAGCGGGGTCGGGGTCGGGGTAGGCCGTGGGGTGCTTCCCTTCTGGGATGGACGTTGGGAGCGGATCCTGCCCCCTACCTGTCCCTCTTGGCTTGCGGGCAGGGACATCAAAGCAGCCTTCCCACGGGTTGTGCTGGGTGGCGGTTGGTCCCTGTCATCGTCCAAGCTTTCTGCTGTGGGGGACGGGGACGACGGTGTGAAATCACACGGCCCTAGGAGCTGGGGGATCGAGGGAGACCTGCCTCACACGAAGCCCCCGCGCTGGCAGCCtggcttttcctctgctgttacTGCTTGGTTTGGAAATAGGTCTAAGGAAGGGCTCCGAATG ggtGACCTCTCTTTGTGTAAAAATCTTAGAGTGCTATATTTATATGATAACCAAATCAGTCAAATCCAGAACTTGGACTTTGCTTCAAATATAACGCACCTTTACCTTCAGAACAATTGTATTTCATGTATAGAAAATCTCTCATCGCTGAAAAACCTTGAAAAACT GTATCTGGGGGGCAACTGCATCACTGTAGTAGAGGGTTTGGATAAAATAGAACAAATAAGGGAGCTACATATTGAAAATCAACATCTCCCTCTTGGTGAAAAGCTTCTCTTTGATCCAAGATCTCTTAGGTCCCTGGCA aaaTCTTTGTCTGTGTTGAATATCAGCAATAACAACATTGATGAATTAGAAGAACTGGCAGTTTTGGAAAATCTTTCATATCTTAGAGCAGCTGACAATCAACTTCAACATATGaag GATTTGGAAGTTGTATTAAACAAATGGACAAAGCTACGCAGAATGGATCTTACAGGAAACCCCATCTGCCACAAACCAAAGTACAGGGACAGGATTGTAGTACAGACACGAACTTtag AATCCCTTgatgggaaagaaattaaagacatGGAAAGACAGTTCCTAATGAATTGGAAAGCCTCCAAagctgccaggaaaaaaaacaaagaaagaatgacAAATGAACATGCAGCCTATCTACATTTTT ctgactTTGAAACACCTTATCCTATTGTTCCCTTTCACTACAGCCactctgtgaaagaaaaaacaaattttttagttttgtctgaGATGCACACAGTTAAAAGTAAACCTCTGCCAAgaatcctggaaaaaaataagtcagaTGAAAACTCAG